Within the Corynebacterium sp. sy039 genome, the region CAGACATTCGCGCTGTGTCCAAAGCCGCGGATCTTTGGGGTTGGGCAAAGATAGCACTGAGTCAGGTTGAGCGGCAGGGGCAGCATTATGAAAACGCTGTGCTTTGCGCTGTGGTGTACGGGGTTTGCGTGCTTGTGCTCGTACTTGCTGCACTACCTCATGCGGGTCTTGCCAACCAATCCACCCAGCTAATAGCCTGGCGTATTCATCTTGAAGTGGTTTGTCTTTGATACTTGCGACCACTGGAACTGTGCGACGCAGTGCTTGTAAGCGCCCTTCCACAGAATCAAGAGAGTATTGGGCAATGAGGGTTTGGAGTGCGAACTCCACCATGGGAACCCTTGAGGCGATAAGTTCGCGCACAGCACTATCACCACGTTGCAGACGCAGGTCACAAGGATCCATTCCTTCTGGTGCCACTGAAACAAAGGATTGCCCAGTAAATTTTTGATCCCCCTCAAAAGCACGCATAGCTGCTTTTTGTCCAGCTTCATCGCCGTCGAAAGTATAGATGAGTTCCCCGCGGAAGAAGTTATCGTCAAGCATGAGCCTACGGATCATTTGCAGGTGATCATCGCCAAAAGCAGTACCACAGGCTGCTACTGCTGTGGTAATCCCTGCTGCGTGCATGGCCATCACATCGGTATAGCCCTCGACGACTACCGCCTGGTGTCTGGTAGCAATATCACGCTTTGCCACATCAAGGCCAAAGAGTACCTTTGATTTTTTATACAAGAGCGTTTCCGGGGTATTCATGTATTTACCGAGGTTATCGTCGTCGAAAAGTTTTCTGGCGCCGAATCCGATTACATCACCCGATATGTTTTTAATCGGCCAGAGTAGTCTGCGATGAAAACGATCAATGGGCCCGAGTTTACCCATGCGCGATAAACCAGCAGCCTCTAGTTCCTGGAAACTAAAGCCTTGACGAAGTAACTGCTTGGTGAGAGTATCCCAGCCCTCGGGGGCATAACCGCACTCAAAGGAATAGATGAGTTCTTTAGAAAACCCACGGTTGAGTAAGAAATTACGTGCAGTGGCTGCCTGAGGTGTTTCTAATTGTTCTCGGTAAAACTTATGTGCTGCTCGGTTAGCTTCAATGAGGCGTTTACGGGTTCCAGGTTCTTCTCTGCGGGCACCAGTGGAACCACCCTCATAGTTAATTCGGTACCCAATTTTGTCTGCGCATATTTCCACTGCCTCCGGGAAAGAAACGTGCTCCATTTCCATGAGGAAAGCAAACACATCTCCGCCTTTTCCAGTGGAAAAACAGTGGTAGTAGCCGTGTTGCGGACGCACGAAGAAAGAAGGGGTGTTTTCGTCCTTGAATGGGCTAAGCCCGCGCAACGAATCAGCACCGGCAGGCTTGAGCTGCACATACTCACCGACGACGTCCTCTAGGCTAATTCTCTCTCGAATTGCCTGCACATCAGATGCCGGTATTTTTCCTTTTCTCATATGTCTGCTCAACCTCCTTTCACCGCAGATGCCACCCTGGGCACCGCTACTACCTCACATATCCCACGTATCCCAGGCGCGTGCCGTGGATTATTCCACAGTAACTGCCTTAGCTAAATTGCGTGGCTGATCCACATCCAAGCCTTTAGCCGCAGCAACGGCACAAGCAAAAATCTGCAATGGCACAGTAGCAAGCAAAGGCTGCAACAGTGTTGGGGCTTGAGGAATCCGAATCACATGGTTAGCGTAAGCGTCTACGACTTCATCGCCTTCCTCAGCGATCACAATGGTAATCGCACCACGTGCCCGAATCTCTTGGATATTAGACACTACCTTTGCGTGCAAAGAATTACGCCCTTTTGCAGAAGGGACAATCACAAACACGGGTTGTCCTTCTTCGATCAAGGCAATCGGACCATGTTTGAGCTCACCAGCAGCAAAACCTTCTGCGTGGAGGTAGGCAATTTCTTTGAGCTTCAGGGCACCTTCGAGTGCTACTGGGAAACCAACATGGCGACCAAGGAAAATCACCGAGTTGGCATTTTGCATATTCTTGCCCAGGGTTTCAATACTTGCTTTAGCATCAATAACTTGCTGAATTTTATCTGGCATGGCTTTGAGCTCACGCACAATAAGCTCAATCTCATCAGCAAACATATTGCCACGCAATTGTGCT harbors:
- the dnaG gene encoding DNA primase, which translates into the protein MRKGKIPASDVQAIRERISLEDVVGEYVQLKPAGADSLRGLSPFKDENTPSFFVRPQHGYYHCFSTGKGGDVFAFLMEMEHVSFPEAVEICADKIGYRINYEGGSTGARREEPGTRKRLIEANRAAHKFYREQLETPQAATARNFLLNRGFSKELIYSFECGYAPEGWDTLTKQLLRQGFSFQELEAAGLSRMGKLGPIDRFHRRLLWPIKNISGDVIGFGARKLFDDDNLGKYMNTPETLLYKKSKVLFGLDVAKRDIATRHQAVVVEGYTDVMAMHAAGITTAVAACGTAFGDDHLQMIRRLMLDDNFFRGELIYTFDGDEAGQKAAMRAFEGDQKFTGQSFVSVAPEGMDPCDLRLQRGDSAVRELIASRVPMVEFALQTLIAQYSLDSVEGRLQALRRTVPVVASIKDKPLQDEYARLLAGWIGWQDPHEVVQQVRAQARKPRTPQRKAQRFHNAAPAAQPDSVLSLPNPKDPRLWTQRECLKIALQYPEAVGKRFDDLAPQVFTHETYRALKKAIDSAGGCSAQQSGAQWISSVSDHMLDLVGKSLVSELAVEAFHVTEEDFLPHIDTTLARLQEQQIGNQIALLKGKMQRMRPSEDERTYNALFAELVELEQRRRELLDLAFGS